From the genome of Winogradskyella forsetii, one region includes:
- a CDS encoding xanthine dehydrogenase molybdopterin binding subunit, with amino-acid sequence MPKNKSHNTLNSELDAVSKSLKKSIKNRDSYTHVRGESLYVDDVNIRQGTFHAVVFDSPKAHGKIKSIDYSKAEALEGVQRIFTYKDIPGKNEIGGIIADEPLFAEAEVHFWGMPIALIVAETEFIARKARELIDIDIEELPVITTAKDAKAKGSLINKPRSFSLGDAEEAFKNCDYIFEGETFSNGQEHLYIETQGAYAEPMENGHIKITSSTQGPTAVQATTARVLGVAMHKIEVDVTRLGGGFGGKEDQATPWAVMAALATFHLNQSVKLVLNRHDDLRMTGKRHPYESTYKIGLSKDLKILAYEAEFLQNAGAAADLSPAVAERTLFHATNSYFVPNVNVSVASCKTNLPPNTAFRGFGGPQGMFVIESAIAKAAHEIGVTSRDIQEANLLDENDTFSYGQIAKLVEAKNSWHAAKDLFDIETLEQEVEDFNNTNSSFKKGIAFMPICFGISFTNTPMNHARALVHIYLDGSVGISTAAVEMGQGVNTKMMQIAADVFSIPIEKIKIETTNTTRVANTSPSAASSTADLNGKATLKACKALLERLKMVAKEELKTKNEDITLRYEFVHINDKKSDLSWTELISKAMLKRVALTENAHYATPEIHFDKTKEKGHPFAYHVYGTSIITTTVDCMRGTYEFDSVKIVHDYGKSMSEGIDLGQVEGALVQGIGWMTMEEIAYNDNGKLLSNALSTYKIPDIFSVPKRVETLPLQTKGHDLAILKSKAVGEPPLMYGIGAYFAIQNAIKAFNPKYDMKFHAPMTPEKVLMGLYKSP; translated from the coding sequence ATGCCTAAAAACAAATCACATAACACGTTGAATTCTGAATTGGATGCGGTTTCAAAATCCCTCAAAAAAAGCATCAAAAACAGGGATTCTTACACGCATGTTCGCGGCGAATCTCTCTATGTTGACGATGTAAATATTAGACAAGGCACCTTTCACGCTGTGGTTTTTGATTCGCCTAAAGCTCATGGAAAAATAAAAAGTATCGATTATTCTAAAGCCGAAGCTTTGGAAGGTGTGCAACGTATTTTTACCTATAAAGATATTCCAGGCAAAAATGAAATTGGTGGCATCATTGCAGATGAACCATTATTTGCAGAAGCCGAAGTCCATTTTTGGGGTATGCCTATTGCTTTGATTGTTGCAGAAACCGAATTTATTGCCAGAAAAGCAAGAGAATTGATAGACATCGACATCGAAGAACTCCCTGTGATTACTACTGCCAAAGATGCCAAGGCCAAAGGCAGTTTAATTAACAAACCACGCTCCTTTTCCTTAGGTGATGCAGAAGAGGCGTTTAAGAATTGCGATTATATTTTTGAAGGCGAAACCTTTTCAAACGGACAGGAACATTTATACATCGAAACACAAGGTGCTTACGCTGAACCGATGGAAAATGGTCATATAAAAATCACCTCGTCAACACAAGGACCAACCGCTGTACAAGCGACTACGGCCAGAGTTTTGGGTGTGGCCATGCACAAAATTGAAGTCGATGTTACACGTCTTGGTGGTGGTTTTGGCGGCAAAGAAGACCAAGCAACACCTTGGGCTGTAATGGCTGCTCTAGCAACGTTTCATCTCAATCAATCCGTAAAATTAGTATTAAACCGTCACGACGATTTACGTATGACAGGTAAACGCCATCCTTATGAAAGCACCTATAAAATCGGCTTATCCAAAGACTTAAAAATATTGGCTTATGAAGCTGAATTTCTACAAAATGCTGGTGCAGCAGCCGACTTGTCTCCTGCCGTTGCTGAGCGAACCTTATTCCACGCCACAAATAGTTACTTTGTTCCCAATGTAAATGTTTCCGTAGCAAGTTGTAAAACCAATTTACCACCGAACACCGCTTTTCGAGGTTTTGGTGGTCCGCAAGGGATGTTCGTTATTGAGTCTGCCATTGCAAAAGCAGCTCATGAAATTGGTGTGACTTCAAGAGACATTCAAGAAGCGAATTTATTGGATGAAAATGACACATTTTCTTATGGACAAATTGCCAAATTGGTAGAAGCAAAAAATTCATGGCATGCGGCTAAAGATTTATTTGATATTGAAACTTTGGAACAAGAGGTTGAAGATTTCAATAACACTAATTCAAGCTTTAAAAAAGGGATTGCTTTTATGCCGATTTGCTTTGGCATTTCATTTACCAACACACCAATGAACCATGCACGTGCATTGGTTCACATTTACTTGGATGGAAGTGTTGGAATCAGCACAGCTGCTGTAGAAATGGGACAAGGCGTTAATACCAAAATGATGCAAATTGCCGCTGATGTATTTTCGATTCCTATTGAAAAAATTAAGATTGAAACGACCAATACCACTCGTGTCGCCAACACCTCGCCTTCTGCGGCTAGTTCTACTGCCGATTTAAATGGAAAAGCGACTTTAAAAGCCTGCAAGGCACTTTTGGAACGCTTAAAAATGGTAGCGAAAGAAGAATTAAAAACTAAAAATGAGGATATCACTTTACGATATGAATTTGTCCATATCAATGATAAAAAATCGGATTTATCTTGGACAGAACTTATCAGTAAAGCCATGCTAAAACGTGTGGCTTTAACTGAAAACGCACACTATGCCACACCAGAAATCCATTTTGATAAAACCAAGGAAAAAGGCCATCCCTTTGCCTATCATGTTTACGGAACTTCTATCATTACAACAACAGTAGATTGCATGCGTGGCACTTATGAATTTGATTCGGTAAAAATAGTTCATGATTATGGTAAAAGTATGAGTGAAGGTATAGATCTGGGTCAGGTTGAAGGGGCTTTGGTTCAAGGGATCGGTTGGATGACGATGGAAGAAATAGCCTATAATGACAACGGGAAATTATTATCCAATGCCTTATCGACCTATAAAATTCCCGATATTTTTTCAGTACCAAAACGTGTAGAAACCTTACCCTTACAAACTAAAGGTCATGACTTGGCCATTTTAAAATCTAAAGCTGTTGGTGAGCCACCATTAATGTATGGTATTGGCGCTTACTTTGCAATTCAGAATGCGATTAAAGCGTTTAATCCTAAATATGATATGAAGTTTCATGCTCCTATGACACCTGAGAAGGTTTTGATGGGATTGTATAAAAGCCCATAA